In Oreochromis aureus strain Israel breed Guangdong linkage group 15, ZZ_aureus, whole genome shotgun sequence, a single genomic region encodes these proteins:
- the spx gene encoding spexin prohormone 1, giving the protein MKGLKTVTIAYVLTLLLLATFISQSWSTPKGSFQRRNWTPQAMLYLKGTQGRRFISEDRKEGDVYDTLHLETRSQNTEKLTVDQAATVLLNFLQQAREGADENADEVYIQELPVWKREYF; this is encoded by the exons ATGAAG GGTTTGAAGACCGTCACAATAGCGTATGTACTCACCCTTTTATTACTGGCAACATTTATCTCCCAGTCATGGAGCACGCCAAAG GGCTCATTCCAGCGAAGAAACTGGACCCCGCAGGCTATGCTGTACCTCAAGGGCACCC AGGGAAGAAGGTTCATCTCAGAGGACCGAAAAGAAGGAGATGTCTACGACACTCTTCACCTAG AGACTCGTAGTCAGAACACAGAGAAGCTGACTGTGGACCAGGCTGCTACTGTTCTGCTTAATTTCCTACAGCAGGCTAGAGAGGGAG CTGATGAAAACGCAGATGAGGTGTATATCCAGGAGCTACCAGTGTGGAAGAGAGAATATTTCTAA